A stretch of the Fretibacterium sp. OH1220_COT-178 genome encodes the following:
- a CDS encoding TRAP transporter large permease — MHIVIDLVILIGTIIIGIPVPFCFMAAALYMGVIYFPDFSFLATVGFRGLNSLTLLSIPFFIMAGSLMSSAGIAERLTNFANSMLGRMRGGMGAATIVACAIFGAISGTCSSAVACIGSIMIPRLEQLGYPRSYSTAMVSCASVLGQLIPPSVPMILYGWVTQQSVAACFLATVVPGLLLMTIFCVINYFMCKKIPTIQVDPPLPAAERNREIRLAFRKGIWSLLMPLIILGGIYGGVTTPTESAAVAVAYSILVGFLIHRELKFKTLWKAFCASATTSGVICLMLFFVTILGRVYTMQQVPMKISEYLIGLSDNKYVILFMVNIFLIIIGMLMDDLSGTMLVAPLLMPLMLKIGVHPIHFAAILGTNLGLGNVTPPTAPILYLGGRIGNVPINAYIKPALVFMIVGHLPVILLTTYLPELSLWLPRLLMGIR, encoded by the coding sequence ATGCACATCGTCATCGACCTCGTCATTCTGATCGGCACCATCATCATCGGCATTCCCGTTCCGTTCTGCTTCATGGCGGCGGCGCTCTACATGGGCGTCATCTACTTCCCCGACTTCTCCTTCCTGGCCACGGTCGGGTTCCGCGGGCTGAACTCCCTGACGCTGCTGTCCATCCCCTTCTTCATCATGGCGGGCTCCCTGATGAGCTCCGCCGGCATAGCCGAACGGCTCACGAACTTCGCCAACTCCATGCTCGGAAGGATGCGGGGCGGGATGGGGGCCGCAACCATCGTGGCCTGCGCGATCTTCGGGGCGATCTCCGGCACCTGCTCCTCCGCGGTGGCCTGCATCGGCAGCATCATGATCCCGCGGCTCGAGCAGCTGGGCTACCCCAGAAGCTACAGCACCGCCATGGTGAGCTGCGCCTCCGTCCTCGGGCAGCTGATCCCCCCGAGCGTCCCCATGATCCTCTACGGATGGGTGACCCAGCAGTCCGTGGCGGCGTGCTTCCTGGCCACGGTCGTTCCCGGCCTTCTGCTCATGACCATTTTCTGCGTGATCAACTACTTCATGTGCAAGAAAATACCGACGATCCAGGTCGACCCGCCCCTCCCGGCGGCGGAGCGCAACCGGGAGATCCGTCTGGCCTTCAGAAAGGGGATTTGGAGCCTTCTGATGCCCCTGATCATCCTGGGGGGCATTTACGGCGGCGTCACCACCCCGACCGAGTCGGCCGCGGTCGCCGTGGCCTATTCCATCCTGGTGGGCTTCCTGATCCACCGCGAGCTCAAGTTCAAGACGCTCTGGAAGGCCTTCTGCGCCTCCGCGACCACCAGCGGCGTCATCTGCCTCATGCTGTTCTTCGTGACCATCCTGGGGCGGGTCTACACCATGCAGCAGGTCCCCATGAAGATCTCCGAGTACCTGATCGGCCTGTCGGACAACAAGTACGTCATCCTCTTCATGGTCAACATCTTTCTGATCATCATCGGGATGCTCATGGACGACCTCAGCGGGACGATGCTCGTGGCGCCGCTGCTCATGCCCCTGATGCTGAAGATCGGGGTCCATCCCATCCATTTCGCCGCCATCCTGGGGACCAACCTGGGGCTCGGCAACGTCACCCCTCCCACCGCCCCCATCCTCTACCTCGGCGGACGGATCGGGAACGTGCCCATCAACGCCTACATCAAGCCCGCCCTGGTCTTCATGATCGTGGGACACCTCCCGGTCATCCTGTTGACCACGTACCTTCCCGAACTCTCGCTTTGGCTGCCCAGGCTGCTGATGGGCATCCGTTAG